One genomic window of Polyangium aurulentum includes the following:
- a CDS encoding DNA-processing protein DprA, translated as MHPTIVLSPASADYPPSLRELGSPDRPPPTLRLRGVLPRSPGIAVVGRREATEPARSFTRALVLDLAAAGYTIWSGGALGIDASAHEAALEAGAPTVVVTGGGLDRPYPPEHIPLFDRVLAHGGALLSHLSDTAPPIAPNFIARNRILAAVTVATIVVEAGSKSGARSTAAAARKLGRPLFVVPHAPWSETGAGCAAELARGARAITCAGDVFEAFGKKPPPARKAPRPRDRACAPAPVQLSLDPLEQAILRVLGNRPVHLDVICETVGRPLPAVVGALLTLTLQAVVVEGPAGSFRRGQR; from the coding sequence GTGCACCCCACGATCGTCCTCTCGCCCGCGTCCGCCGACTACCCGCCCTCCCTTCGCGAGCTCGGCTCCCCGGACAGACCCCCGCCCACGCTGCGCCTTCGCGGCGTCCTCCCGCGCTCACCCGGGATCGCCGTCGTCGGCCGCCGCGAGGCCACCGAGCCCGCGCGCTCCTTCACCCGCGCGCTCGTGCTCGACCTCGCGGCCGCGGGCTACACGATCTGGTCCGGCGGCGCGCTCGGCATCGACGCCTCCGCTCATGAAGCCGCCCTCGAAGCGGGCGCTCCCACGGTCGTCGTCACCGGCGGCGGGCTCGATCGACCCTACCCGCCCGAGCACATCCCGCTCTTCGATCGCGTGCTCGCCCACGGCGGCGCCCTGCTCTCCCACCTGTCCGACACCGCGCCGCCGATCGCGCCCAACTTCATCGCGCGAAATCGCATCCTCGCCGCTGTGACGGTCGCCACCATCGTCGTCGAGGCGGGCTCGAAGAGCGGCGCCCGCTCGACCGCCGCGGCGGCGCGCAAGCTCGGCCGTCCGCTCTTCGTGGTCCCCCATGCTCCGTGGAGTGAGACGGGCGCCGGCTGCGCGGCCGAGCTCGCCCGTGGAGCTCGCGCCATCACCTGCGCAGGCGACGTCTTCGAGGCGTTTGGCAAGAAGCCTCCGCCCGCTCGCAAGGCCCCTCGCCCTCGGGATCGGGCGTGCGCCCCCGCGCCCGTTCAGCTCTCCCTCGACCCTCTCGAACAGGCCATCTTACGTGTTCTAGGTAACCGGCCGGTCCACCTGGACGTGATCTGCGAGACGGTCGGACGGCCTCTCCCTGCGGTCGTAGGGGCGCTCTTGACGTTGACACTACAGGCCGTAGTAGTAGAGGGCCCCGCCGGGTCCTTCCGGCGAGGTCAGCGCTGA
- the topA gene encoding type I DNA topoisomerase: MAKTLVIVESPAKAKTIKKYLGAGYDVVASKGHVKDLPKNQNAVDVANDFTEKYEVIAGKEKVLEELKSAAKKVEEVLLATDPDREGEAIAWHISEEIADKKLKVARVEFHEITKKGIDQGVQHPRELDENLYNAQRARRVLDRIVGYDVSALVWSKLAFGLSAGRVQSVALRLVVDREREIEAFKADEYWNISAGMAAPNGTPFAAKLASADGEKLEVTNGETAAAVRADLEGAGYRVAKVTRREQKRNPPAPYTTSKLQQDATNVLHFGTKRTMQIAQGLYEGVDLKQDGGPVGLITYMRTDSTRVSDDAVTEVRDAIGKRYGKAFVPEKPNVYKSKKNSQDAHEAIRPTDVNLHPDAVRKHLKEEQYKLYKLIWNRFVASQMTPAIYDRTTIEIEARPASAGAHGTYTLRSTGRVLKSAGWLQVTEGQRDFAGEDETDPPSGLGTADGEAAQVEPTSKVTAAPAEEDSDALLPEMNEGDVLKLATPPGVVTEQKFTQPPARYNEGSLVRELEKRGIGRPSTYAEIISKVQQRAYVEKLPGGAFQPTLLGKFVVDGLVRSQLDFMDPNFTAQMEEELDEVGAGKIKRVQLLKRFYKRFRQQLDSSKKLASWKPPSEKTDIQCEECGEGMMVKKWGKNGWFLSCERYPKCKGTRDLGANGAAATVRETDIVCDKCSKPMVIRSGRYGDFLSCTGYPACKNARPVPLGVACPQCGGDIIEVRPRKKGGRTFYGCSNFNAEQKCDFKLWAKPVPTPCPQCGAAFLTRTGGKKPMLVCATKECGYKQELPEEEEGADGSVAAAPSGMGGGAPDGEPFVPALADAEAEGDDEEPASAPVAAKRPAAKAAAAKPKAAAKKSATTTKAAARKAAPSGGRSTRSTAS; this comes from the coding sequence ATGGCCAAGACGCTCGTCATCGTGGAGTCGCCGGCCAAGGCGAAGACGATCAAGAAGTACCTCGGCGCGGGGTACGACGTCGTCGCCTCGAAGGGGCACGTCAAAGATCTGCCCAAGAACCAGAACGCCGTCGACGTCGCGAACGACTTCACCGAGAAGTACGAGGTCATCGCCGGCAAGGAGAAGGTGCTGGAGGAGCTGAAGTCCGCCGCGAAGAAGGTGGAAGAGGTCCTCCTGGCGACCGACCCCGATCGCGAGGGCGAGGCCATCGCCTGGCACATCTCCGAGGAAATCGCGGACAAGAAGCTCAAGGTCGCCCGCGTCGAGTTCCACGAGATCACCAAGAAGGGCATCGATCAGGGTGTCCAGCACCCGCGCGAGCTCGACGAGAACCTCTACAACGCCCAGCGCGCCCGCCGCGTGCTCGACCGCATCGTGGGCTACGACGTCTCGGCGCTCGTCTGGTCGAAGCTCGCCTTCGGCCTGTCCGCTGGCCGCGTGCAGTCGGTGGCGCTCCGGCTGGTCGTCGACCGCGAGCGTGAGATCGAGGCGTTCAAGGCCGACGAGTACTGGAACATCTCGGCCGGTATGGCCGCGCCGAACGGCACGCCCTTCGCGGCGAAGCTCGCCTCGGCCGACGGCGAGAAGCTCGAGGTCACCAACGGCGAGACGGCTGCGGCCGTGCGCGCCGACCTCGAGGGCGCCGGCTACCGGGTCGCCAAGGTCACGCGGCGCGAGCAGAAGCGCAACCCGCCCGCTCCTTACACGACCTCGAAGCTCCAGCAGGACGCGACGAACGTCCTGCACTTCGGCACCAAGCGCACGATGCAGATCGCGCAGGGCCTCTACGAAGGCGTCGACCTCAAGCAGGACGGCGGTCCGGTGGGCCTCATCACGTACATGCGTACCGACTCGACGCGCGTGAGCGACGACGCGGTGACCGAGGTGCGTGACGCGATCGGCAAGCGCTACGGCAAGGCGTTCGTGCCGGAGAAGCCGAACGTCTACAAGTCGAAGAAGAACTCGCAGGACGCGCACGAGGCGATCCGGCCGACGGACGTCAACCTGCACCCGGACGCGGTCCGCAAGCACCTGAAGGAAGAGCAGTACAAGCTGTACAAGCTCATCTGGAACCGGTTCGTCGCCTCGCAGATGACGCCCGCGATCTACGACAGGACCACGATCGAGATCGAGGCGCGGCCTGCGTCGGCCGGCGCGCACGGGACCTACACGCTGCGCTCGACGGGCCGCGTGCTCAAGTCGGCGGGCTGGCTCCAGGTCACCGAGGGCCAGCGCGACTTCGCGGGTGAGGACGAGACCGACCCGCCGAGCGGCCTGGGCACGGCAGACGGCGAGGCGGCGCAGGTCGAGCCGACCTCGAAGGTCACGGCCGCGCCCGCCGAGGAGGACAGCGACGCGCTCCTGCCCGAGATGAACGAGGGCGACGTGCTCAAGCTCGCGACGCCTCCGGGCGTGGTGACCGAGCAGAAGTTCACCCAGCCGCCGGCCCGCTACAACGAAGGCTCGCTCGTGCGCGAGCTGGAGAAGCGGGGCATCGGCCGGCCGTCGACGTACGCCGAGATCATCAGCAAGGTCCAGCAGCGCGCCTACGTGGAGAAGCTCCCCGGCGGCGCGTTCCAGCCGACCCTGCTCGGCAAGTTCGTCGTCGACGGGCTCGTGCGCTCGCAGCTCGACTTCATGGACCCGAACTTCACCGCCCAGATGGAGGAGGAGCTCGACGAGGTCGGCGCGGGCAAGATCAAGCGCGTGCAGCTGCTCAAGCGCTTCTACAAGCGCTTCCGCCAGCAGCTCGACTCGTCGAAGAAGCTCGCGTCCTGGAAGCCCCCCTCGGAGAAGACCGACATCCAGTGCGAGGAGTGCGGCGAGGGGATGATGGTCAAGAAGTGGGGCAAGAACGGCTGGTTCTTGAGCTGCGAGCGCTACCCCAAGTGCAAGGGCACGCGCGACCTCGGCGCCAACGGCGCGGCGGCCACCGTGCGCGAGACGGACATCGTCTGCGACAAGTGCTCGAAGCCGATGGTCATCCGCAGCGGCCGCTACGGTGACTTCCTGTCGTGCACCGGCTACCCGGCGTGCAAGAACGCGCGGCCCGTGCCCCTCGGCGTCGCTTGCCCGCAGTGCGGCGGCGACATCATCGAGGTCCGGCCTCGCAAGAAGGGCGGTCGCACCTTCTACGGCTGCTCGAACTTCAACGCCGAGCAGAAGTGCGACTTCAAGCTGTGGGCGAAGCCGGTCCCCACGCCGTGCCCGCAGTGCGGCGCCGCGTTCCTCACGCGGACGGGCGGCAAGAAGCCGATGCTCGTCTGCGCGACCAAGGAGTGCGGCTACAAGCAGGAGCTGCCCGAAGAGGAAGAGGGCGCGGACGGCTCGGTGGCCGCAGCCCCGAGCGGCATGGGCGGAGGCGCGCCGGATGGCGAGCCGTTCGTCCCGGCGCTGGCCGACGCGGAGGCCGAGGGCGACGACGAGGAGCCTGCCTCCGCGCCCGTCGCAGCCAAGCGGCCCGCGGCGAAGGCTGCGGCTGCAAAGCCGAAGGCGGCCGCCAAGAAGAGCGCGACGACCACCAAGGCCGCAGCCCGCAAGGCCGCGCCCTCCGGCGGGCGCAGCACGAGGTCGACCGCGAGCTAG
- the trmFO gene encoding methylenetetrahydrofolate--tRNA-(uracil(54)-C(5))-methyltransferase (FADH(2)-oxidizing) TrmFO, protein MPFDVTIVGAGLAGCEAAFQLAERGFSVRLLEMKPHKRTPAQTSDHFAELVCSNSLRGAALANAVGLLKEELRRTGSLVMRVADLTAVPAGGALAVDRERFGVEMTRAMAEHPRITVEHQEVTDIPAERPVILATGPLTSDALATRIAEAVGATHLAYYDAIAPIIAADSIDWTKVWKQSRYGKGMGPDEPGKRMMAEDAEQSGDEAYVNCPLDEEQYKAFVRALVEAEKVAARPFEDTRYFEGCLPCEVMAERGERTLAFGPMKPVGLIDPRTGRRPYAVMQLRPEDVAATAYNMVGFQTRMKYPDQLRVFRMIPGLEEAEFLRFGSVHRNTFVDAPRVLGPGMEILRMPGVHLAGQVSGVEGYVESAASGFLCAVLLAQRLRGERLLPPPVTTALGGILTHLGRANGPYQPSNITWAHMPPLEGDQVKLKKRARYEVMAERALKDLEPWRAAVRTREASSAADAVAVEIQPQAG, encoded by the coding sequence ATGCCCTTCGACGTCACCATCGTGGGCGCCGGCCTCGCTGGCTGCGAGGCGGCCTTTCAGCTCGCCGAGCGCGGTTTTTCGGTCCGCCTCCTCGAGATGAAGCCGCACAAGCGCACGCCCGCGCAGACGAGCGACCACTTCGCCGAGCTGGTCTGCTCGAACTCCCTGCGCGGCGCCGCGCTCGCCAACGCCGTGGGCCTGCTCAAGGAAGAGCTGCGGCGCACGGGCTCGCTCGTGATGCGCGTGGCCGATCTGACGGCCGTCCCTGCCGGGGGCGCGCTCGCCGTGGATCGCGAGCGGTTCGGCGTCGAGATGACGCGCGCGATGGCCGAGCACCCGCGCATCACGGTCGAGCACCAGGAGGTCACCGACATCCCGGCCGAGCGGCCGGTGATCCTCGCGACCGGCCCGCTCACCTCGGACGCGCTCGCGACGCGCATCGCCGAGGCGGTTGGCGCGACGCACCTCGCCTACTACGACGCCATCGCGCCCATCATCGCGGCCGACTCGATCGACTGGACGAAGGTGTGGAAGCAGTCGCGCTACGGCAAGGGCATGGGCCCGGACGAGCCGGGGAAGCGCATGATGGCCGAGGACGCCGAGCAGAGCGGCGACGAGGCGTACGTGAACTGCCCGCTCGACGAGGAGCAGTACAAGGCGTTCGTCCGGGCGCTGGTCGAGGCCGAGAAGGTGGCGGCGCGGCCGTTCGAGGACACGCGCTACTTCGAGGGCTGCCTGCCTTGCGAGGTCATGGCCGAGCGCGGCGAGAGGACGCTGGCGTTCGGCCCGATGAAGCCTGTCGGCCTCATCGATCCGCGCACGGGCCGGCGTCCGTACGCGGTGATGCAGCTGCGGCCGGAGGACGTGGCGGCGACGGCGTACAACATGGTCGGGTTTCAAACGCGCATGAAGTATCCCGATCAGCTCCGCGTGTTCCGGATGATCCCGGGGCTCGAGGAGGCGGAGTTCTTGCGCTTCGGGTCCGTGCATCGAAACACGTTCGTCGACGCGCCGCGGGTGCTCGGGCCGGGGATGGAGATCCTGCGGATGCCGGGCGTGCACCTGGCGGGGCAGGTGTCGGGCGTGGAGGGCTACGTCGAGAGCGCGGCGTCGGGCTTTCTGTGCGCGGTCCTGCTCGCGCAGCGATTGCGGGGCGAGCGCCTCCTGCCGCCGCCCGTGACGACGGCGCTCGGCGGGATCCTCACGCACCTCGGGCGCGCGAATGGGCCGTACCAGCCGTCGAACATCACCTGGGCGCACATGCCGCCGCTCGAGGGTGATCAGGTGAAGCTGAAGAAGCGGGCGCGGTACGAGGTGATGGCCGAGCGCGCGCTGAAGGACCTCGAGCCCTGGCGCGCCGCGGTCCGGACGCGCGAGGCATCGAGCGCGGCAGACGCGGTCGCGGTCGAGATCCAGCCGCAGGCCGGCTGA
- a CDS encoding Hsp20/alpha crystallin family protein: MGARVPCEEELMLNIEQAIAEVASVYQSLTGRPIEPGRYEPPPEVDPLGQAESNYRRFKGMLERQAKAPQPPNAAAPAAAMGFAPPADIVEMEREVRVHVDLPGVPRDHVNVTVAGDVVVIRGERPMGRPQASVLRHGERRAGPFQRVIALPPRCRREGVEAALRDGVLTISIPTDGGAAEAAEISVDVK, translated from the coding sequence ATGGGCGCGCGGGTCCCCTGCGAGGAGGAGCTCATGCTGAACATCGAGCAGGCGATCGCCGAGGTGGCGAGCGTGTATCAATCGTTGACCGGCAGGCCCATCGAGCCCGGGCGCTACGAGCCGCCGCCGGAGGTCGACCCGCTCGGCCAGGCCGAGAGCAATTACCGTCGATTCAAGGGCATGCTCGAGCGGCAAGCCAAGGCGCCGCAGCCGCCGAATGCCGCGGCTCCGGCCGCCGCCATGGGCTTCGCGCCCCCGGCCGACATCGTGGAGATGGAGCGCGAGGTGCGCGTGCACGTCGATCTGCCGGGCGTGCCGCGCGATCACGTGAACGTGACCGTCGCGGGGGACGTCGTCGTCATTCGCGGCGAGCGGCCGATGGGCCGGCCCCAGGCGTCGGTGCTGCGGCACGGCGAGCGGCGCGCGGGCCCGTTCCAGAGGGTCATCGCGCTGCCGCCGCGCTGTCGCCGCGAGGGCGTCGAGGCCGCGCTGCGCGACGGCGTGCTGACGATATCGATTCCGACCGACGGCGGCGCCGCCGAGGCCGCCGAGATATCGGTCGACGTCAAATAG
- a CDS encoding S16 family serine protease, translating into MAELRHQADGPAHEHLITEGLDDELLRQLGGLLTEEISLPGAGGRGAREHLRRARLSFEVGLLDRAESEARAALALSPGHEDALGLIAALCHRRGDLSAAIETWRELSARVTEEPSALRHLGQLVEASLRDEGARARTLHEGEATPAGLPDLEHAFRLAFGGNLQAALRVLDRASSRLRTSDPYLFKLAALERAFLLERAQDVRGAIATLERLADEPGLASDVERLLCLSMLYEREGTPERIRRALRAVRHAYLVTRRPTLLRRIARLLDKLGHAHFAEKFEARYLELFERRMHAVSLREAATALSTAYVPRERLARLPFGHRAMMHLAERHLQRERPLHRRRAAVLALAAGDAARALALFGDLEREGHATATDLFYLADALELSGNGEAARRMRRRAASARATLDGAELTALLGGEEGADEDAVGVLDTPERLAAAAIALRVHAKAHPCEPSPLFALARIERARGREAEARALADHAQALVRSRHAPRPFVLAAAALRCGGEVRGLMHELWVDSRRVAHDHGGGLEPADVLGSVADELRARTVAIFYAVRAFARARYPHRVIADLDDRRFSLRITKDDERSSGDSAGLPIAVAFLSAILGLSVPDDVAFTGAVVCDAHDVITLGRIGDVEAKIEGAHERRLRRIVLPAANREDVAHAERVPRRIAEGMVVFARTLEDVCAAVFPSLG; encoded by the coding sequence ATGGCCGAGCTCAGGCACCAGGCGGACGGGCCCGCGCACGAGCACCTCATCACCGAGGGGCTCGATGACGAGCTGTTGCGCCAGCTCGGCGGGCTGCTCACCGAGGAGATCTCCCTCCCCGGGGCCGGCGGCCGAGGCGCGCGCGAGCACCTGCGAAGAGCACGCCTGTCCTTCGAGGTGGGCCTGCTCGATCGCGCCGAGTCCGAGGCGCGCGCCGCGCTCGCGCTCTCGCCCGGCCACGAGGACGCGCTCGGGCTGATCGCCGCGCTCTGCCACCGCAGAGGCGATCTCAGCGCCGCGATCGAGACGTGGCGCGAGCTTTCGGCGCGGGTCACGGAGGAACCTTCGGCCTTGCGCCACCTCGGGCAGCTCGTCGAGGCGAGCCTTCGGGACGAGGGCGCGCGCGCGCGGACGCTGCACGAGGGCGAAGCCACCCCCGCGGGCCTGCCCGATCTCGAGCACGCCTTCCGCCTCGCGTTCGGCGGCAACCTGCAAGCGGCGCTGCGCGTCCTGGATCGGGCCTCGTCGCGCCTGCGCACGAGCGATCCCTACCTCTTCAAGCTCGCCGCGCTCGAGCGGGCGTTCCTGCTCGAGCGCGCGCAGGACGTGCGGGGCGCGATCGCGACCCTCGAGCGGCTCGCCGACGAGCCCGGCCTCGCGAGCGACGTGGAGCGGCTCCTCTGCCTGTCGATGCTCTACGAGCGCGAGGGCACGCCCGAGCGGATCCGCCGCGCCCTGCGCGCCGTGCGGCACGCTTACCTCGTGACGCGCCGGCCGACGCTCCTGCGCCGCATCGCGCGGCTGCTCGACAAGCTCGGCCACGCGCACTTCGCGGAGAAATTCGAGGCGCGCTACCTCGAGCTGTTCGAGCGGCGGATGCACGCGGTCAGCTTGCGCGAGGCGGCGACCGCGCTGTCGACGGCCTACGTGCCCAGGGAGCGCCTCGCCAGGCTGCCCTTCGGCCACCGCGCGATGATGCACCTCGCCGAGCGCCACCTGCAACGCGAGCGTCCGCTGCACCGAAGGCGCGCCGCAGTCCTCGCGCTCGCAGCGGGCGATGCGGCGCGGGCGCTGGCGCTCTTCGGCGATCTCGAGCGCGAGGGGCACGCGACGGCCACCGACCTCTTCTATCTCGCGGACGCGCTCGAGCTGTCAGGGAACGGGGAAGCGGCGCGCAGGATGCGGCGGCGCGCAGCGAGCGCCAGAGCAACCCTCGACGGCGCCGAGCTCACGGCGCTGCTCGGCGGTGAAGAGGGCGCGGACGAGGACGCGGTGGGGGTGCTCGACACGCCCGAGCGCCTCGCCGCCGCGGCGATCGCGCTGCGGGTGCACGCAAAGGCCCATCCCTGCGAGCCTTCGCCGCTGTTCGCGCTCGCGCGGATCGAGCGGGCCCGGGGCCGGGAGGCGGAGGCGCGCGCGCTCGCCGATCACGCGCAGGCCCTCGTTCGATCCCGCCATGCGCCTCGACCGTTCGTGCTCGCGGCGGCCGCGTTGCGCTGCGGGGGCGAGGTGCGGGGGCTCATGCACGAGCTGTGGGTCGACAGCCGTCGCGTCGCGCATGATCACGGCGGCGGCCTCGAGCCTGCGGACGTGCTCGGCTCGGTGGCGGACGAGCTGCGGGCGAGGACGGTCGCGATCTTCTACGCGGTCCGCGCCTTCGCGAGGGCGCGCTACCCGCACCGGGTGATCGCGGACCTCGACGATCGGCGCTTCTCCCTGCGCATCACCAAGGACGACGAGCGCAGCTCGGGAGACAGCGCGGGGCTGCCCATCGCCGTCGCTTTTTTGAGCGCCATCCTGGGTTTGTCGGTGCCCGACGACGTGGCCTTCACGGGCGCGGTGGTGTGCGACGCGCACGACGTCATCACGCTCGGCCGCATCGGCGACGTGGAGGCGAAGATCGAGGGCGCCCACGAGCGCAGGCTGCGCCGGATCGTCCTGCCCGCGGCCAACCGCGAGGACGTGGCCCACGCCGAGCGCGTGCCGCGCCGGATCGCCGAGGGCATGGTCGTCTTCGCCCGGACGCTCGAGGACGTGTGCGCCGCCGTGTTCCCGAGCCTCGGCTGA
- a CDS encoding response regulator, giving the protein MRQAGIVLGGLRNKGSSAPGGPLRVLVADEDAILRREIGALIVEKYTPAVALEAGDVPSAIEALLVRHPDLVVADLRLSGHMQGGYRLILDAVSLGVPVVVASGQLSRTLEQRLAELGVGWVQKGASESALFTAVDRAIARTRVGRSEGEARQSPTRPRMHTA; this is encoded by the coding sequence ATGCGACAGGCTGGCATCGTTCTGGGGGGGCTCCGGAACAAGGGCTCCTCGGCGCCAGGAGGGCCGCTCAGGGTGCTCGTGGCGGATGAGGACGCCATTCTCCGCCGCGAGATTGGCGCCCTGATCGTCGAGAAATACACACCCGCCGTGGCCCTCGAGGCCGGCGACGTCCCGAGCGCGATCGAGGCCCTGCTCGTCCGCCACCCCGATCTCGTCGTCGCCGACCTGCGCTTGTCAGGACATATGCAGGGAGGCTATCGGCTCATCCTCGACGCGGTCTCGCTCGGCGTCCCCGTCGTCGTCGCGAGCGGCCAGCTCTCGCGCACGCTCGAGCAGCGTCTGGCCGAGCTCGGCGTCGGCTGGGTGCAAAAGGGGGCGAGCGAGAGCGCGCTCTTCACCGCCGTCGACAGGGCCATCGCGCGCACGCGCGTGGGCAGGTCCGAGGGCGAGGCTCGCCAGAGCCCCACCAGACCCCGGATGCACACCGCCTGA
- a CDS encoding peptidase inhibitor family I36 protein: MKKAIASLIACSVAGLAAQAQAHECAHMYQHANYGGEVRVVEIGANISNIGSLWNDQISSVIVHSGCVLNVWQHADFGGAHETWQGNIPYVGDWWNDQITAYTCTCS; the protein is encoded by the coding sequence ATGAAAAAGGCAATAGCATCGTTGATCGCGTGCAGCGTGGCGGGGCTCGCCGCGCAGGCGCAGGCGCATGAGTGCGCGCACATGTACCAGCACGCCAATTACGGGGGCGAAGTCAGGGTCGTCGAGATTGGCGCCAACATTTCGAACATCGGCAGCCTCTGGAACGACCAGATATCGTCCGTCATCGTGCATTCAGGATGCGTGCTCAATGTCTGGCAGCACGCGGACTTCGGCGGGGCGCACGAGACCTGGCAAGGGAACATTCCCTATGTCGGTGATTGGTGGAACGACCAGATCACCGCGTATACGTGCACGTGCAGTTGA
- the dusB gene encoding tRNA dihydrouridine synthase DusB encodes MSVERQYFQEIFARRPVILAPMEDVSDPVFRKLCRELGAELCVTEFVNVEGLLRGCRTARRKITLAEDDRPTAIQIYGSNPDRLAEAAEVAEEARPTFLDINCGCWVPKIAGRGAGAGWLRDPKAMVEMARMVVSRVSLPVTVKTRIGWGPESEMPIVDLARRLEDAGVAALTIHCRTAQMGHSGAADWQWAQKARQVVSIPVIVNGDIKSADHARRAMAETGCAGVMVGRRAIEHPWIFREARALLEQGVEIADPTPEERIALCKKHLVMNTEERGEPHGVRVTRRHLAGYLHGLPGAAALRRALNACDSLEGCLELLDEAGRRRAA; translated from the coding sequence GTGTCCGTTGAACGCCAGTACTTCCAGGAGATCTTCGCCCGCAGGCCCGTCATCCTCGCGCCGATGGAGGACGTGTCCGACCCGGTCTTCCGCAAGCTCTGCCGCGAGCTCGGCGCCGAGCTGTGCGTGACGGAGTTCGTCAACGTCGAGGGCCTGTTGCGCGGCTGCCGCACGGCGCGGCGCAAGATCACGCTCGCCGAGGACGATCGGCCGACGGCGATCCAGATCTACGGCTCGAACCCCGATCGCCTCGCCGAGGCGGCCGAGGTGGCCGAGGAGGCGCGCCCGACGTTCCTCGACATCAACTGCGGCTGCTGGGTGCCCAAGATCGCCGGTCGCGGCGCGGGCGCGGGCTGGCTGCGCGATCCCAAGGCGATGGTCGAGATGGCCAGGATGGTCGTCTCGCGCGTGTCGTTGCCGGTGACGGTGAAGACGCGCATCGGCTGGGGCCCCGAGTCGGAGATGCCGATCGTCGACCTCGCCCGGCGCCTCGAGGACGCGGGGGTCGCGGCGCTGACGATCCACTGTCGCACGGCGCAGATGGGGCACTCGGGCGCGGCGGACTGGCAATGGGCGCAGAAGGCGCGGCAGGTCGTGTCGATCCCGGTGATCGTGAACGGCGACATCAAGAGCGCGGACCACGCGCGGCGCGCGATGGCGGAGACGGGGTGCGCGGGCGTGATGGTCGGCAGGCGCGCGATCGAGCACCCGTGGATCTTCCGGGAGGCGCGGGCGCTGCTCGAGCAGGGCGTCGAGATCGCGGATCCCACGCCGGAGGAGCGCATCGCGCTCTGCAAGAAGCACCTGGTGATGAACACAGAGGAGCGCGGCGAGCCGCACGGGGTGCGCGTGACGCGCCGGCACCTCGCGGGGTATCTGCACGGGCTGCCCGGCGCGGCGGCGCTCCGGCGCGCGCTCAATGCGTGCGACTCGCTCGAGGGTTGTCTCGAATTGCTCGACGAGGCGGGGCGGCGGCGGGCGGCGTAG